Within the Oncorhynchus kisutch isolate 150728-3 linkage group LG13, Okis_V2, whole genome shotgun sequence genome, the region aagaagtttggaaccaccaagactcttcccagagctggccgcccggccaaactgagcaattgggggagaagggccttggtcagggaggtgagcaagAACCTGAGTGCCACATATGaaagagcttcagagttccttttgtagagatgggagaaccttccagaaggacaaccgtaaCTGCAGTACTctaccaatcaggcatttatggtagtggtcggacggaaaccactcctcagtaaaaggcacgacatcCCGCTGGAGTtagccaaaaggtacctaaacaggtgactcagaccatgaaaaacaagattctctggtctgatgaaaccaagatggaactcaatgctaagcgtcacatctggaggaaacctggcaccatccctacggtgaagcatggtggtggcagcatcatgcggtggggatgtttttcagcggcagggactgggagactagtcagaatcggagcaaagtacagagagatccttgatgaaaacctgctccaaaaccctcaggacctcagactggtttgacggttcaccttccaacaggacaatgaccctaagcacacagtgcCCAAATTATTTAAGGACATAACATTCATTTTACCTTTACTTTCTGACATTTCAATTATTTTATAATACATTTTCCCAAAAGATTTGAgcatacactacctttcaaaagtttaccacattaacaatgtctacactgtatttctaataaatttgatgttattttaaatggacaaaaaaatgcttttctttcaaaaacaaggacatttctagttgacgccaaacttttgaatggtagtgcaCATTATAGCTcggtatttgtattatttattttattgtgtgtgtgtgtgtgtgtgtgtgtgtgtgtgtgtgtgtaccagcagGCTCTTGACGAGTTCTCTGACGTTCTTGGCCATGTCAGCAGAGTGGGTTCCACTAGAGGCCAGCTTGATCAGCGTCACTAGGAAGTTCTTACACTTCTTCACATTCTCCAGGACCTCCTGAACAGAGAGCATAATGGGAGATGTCAGAGGTCACACTGAGCAACAGAAAGACATACTAACCTTGGGTGTATCCAGGTAAGTGAAATGTGACAATAGAAATGCAATGAATAGAGCTGATAAAATTCCCCACCTACCCACCTACTTATTTTTTTTACACTATACATTTCTATTTGAACTTTCTGTAGCATTAcaccctaatgaacatgacccagagaTATGCTAAACAATAGCTTTAGCCAATCCCAGTCAGCGGTCTGACTCACAGGTGTGATGGTGGGGTGTGTGGCCCTGGGGGTGTTGGTGGGTTTGGTTGGGACGATGAGAGGACCAGGGCCAGGAGAACGGGTGACTGTGACAGGGGCCACTGGGCGGATCATCGGCCTGGGGATCTGGATCTGGCCTGCAGGAGGGGTCGGAGCAGCCCCTACGACCTGGAGTGAGGCAGAGAAAAACATGCATGCAGACAGAAAATGGTAACTGAAAAGTCATAGTAGTAATGTCCAATGTTATCCCACTAAATTAACCACTCTTTATCCACAAATCAAACCATACCTGTAGTTAAATAACACACTAAACCAGACCTTGACCATTGGTTGAGACCAGCGTACCTTAACCATGGGTGTACTCTGTGCTGTGGTCACAAGGGGGCTAGGAGGAGGAGGCACTCTGATCACACCTGGATTCTCAGCTTTTCTCACGACAGTCGCTGCAGACACCTTTAATGACATAACAGCTgaatctgtatccacagtaaggCGGAAATCCAGTGcacagccctaacacacacacatttacagccctaacacacacacacacagttacagccctaacacacacattcatctTCCAGGTAGGTACATAGTATGATAAGACCCCTGTCacaggttaacacacacacacagacagagttacAGCCCTAACACACAGTTACAGCCCTAATACACACATTCATCTTCCAGGTAGGTACATAGTATGATAAGACACCTGTCacaggttaacacacacacagccaccccccacacacacctgtgtGGTTGGTGGCCTAGGGCTAGGAGAGGTCCCAGTGCCAGGAGTTCTGGCTGCGAGGCCCTGGGCTGCAGCCAAAGCTTGTTGGGACACCAGCATCAGTTGGCCACTGTCACTACGGATGAGCACCATGCCTGTCGACAGAACAGTGTCTATGTTAAAAAGTGCCCCTTAAGACGACCTCTACACACTTTGCCAGCTAATCTTTTATTGATTCATtgtgtcatctctcctcctcaaaatgcattggaggagaaggtccatGGGGGGGGGGACCTTGGAACTTCTCCAATAAGGTTTGAGAAGGAGATGAGTGGTTGTGAGGAATTGAGGAAAGATGAATCAAGATCCACTACCTCATTTGCACTTTTATCACTactcctacctccctccatttTGCTTTCAATCAGTTCCAGGTGATGCCTGGTCAGGCACTCACCTGGCGGGATATGAAAGTTGGCTGGAAGCTGGACAGACGTGGTCTGTGGGGGTCTGATCGATGCAGCTGGTTGCTGAAAAGTTGTTGGTCTTGGTATGGCTATCACTGCAGCCTTCCCCGGTGCCTGGGTCGCGGTGGCAACTCGAGTCACCGCTGGTCCCAAAGGAGAGCTCATGGTCACCGTTGGAGAGCTCACTCTCGGTCCCGCAACCATTGGAGAAATGGGTCTCAGTCCCGTGGTTATCATGACCACCGTTGGAGGCAGGTTGCTCACGACTGACTTTATGGTTGTGGATGACGTGACCGGTTGAGTGCTCGCCTGGACAGGTGTGACAGTCACGGTTGCGGTAGTAGGTGCAACATGCATCACGGACAAGGGAAGCTGGGTGGCACTGGATCCATTATTTGCGTTCTGTGGCTGGGTTTGGGCAGGGTCGGGGTCTTTCGTCGTACCTTTCGAAATGAAGGCGGGTATTGCAGGGCAACTGGCAGAAGGTGTCGGGGCTTTGACTGTCGCTCCCACCTGCACAATAGTGTCCGAGATATTCGCGGTTCCACTGCCACTGTTTGCCGGGGAGGCACTTTTCTCTGCCTGATTTGGAGTTTCATTTGCGGAGTTTTCGGTGGTTGGCATGACTTTGAAATCTAAATTGAAACATACAATAACTTAGTTTGCAATAATATCTCTCAGATGACCTCACCATAGCAATCCTTTGGTAGTTGCTTTTTGTCGCTAGTTAGCGGGCAACTGACTAGCACCACCAATAAACAGCAAGTGGAACAGGTCTAGTGAATTGTTGGAAATGCCAGTCTAGGAATCACAGAAAAACAGCAGGTTTAACCTTAGTCGTGTTCATTCATCTTCAAACCCACGCGCCCAGCAAGTGACCATGAATTTGTAGCCATGTGGAGCGTGCATGCGGAATCTGCTCTGAAAGCGCGAGGGATTCTGTTATACTGTACTCTCATTGGCTGGTTTACGCGATGACGCATAAATATGAGCCACCTGCACGCGATACTGGTGTTTCCCGGAGAATAAATGCTGCCTGGAAGCCAAGCGTCCCCAAAGGTTGAACTATACTCAATTTCACTACATCAGTTCTGGAAATACTGTGTACACCCATTATTTGCACACAAAAGTTAGGCTACagcacatttacatttgagtaatttaagatgctcttatccagagcaattagggctaagtgccttgctttcggttactggcccaatacaaAACTAAATTGCCCAATGCAGTACTATTTGCAATCATCCATAATGAAAATTTGCATCTCTTGGTTCTATTCTATTTCCTATGTAAGCAAATAAGAATGCACTGCACTCACATCTCATTATCCCATCAGGTCAACAATGCCCAAGAGTAACAGTTATTTTACAACATGGTAATGATACCCCTTTGAGCAGTCAAAAATAAAATCACAATCTTTATTATTCAAGGTTCAATTTATAAAAGCATTACTTGAGTCCAATGCTTCAGTTCAGGGTCAGAATAATGTGATAACAACAGTAGTAGCCACACTACAGAACAAAATATATAAAATGGAGACGAGTCTGTGTCTAGGATAAAGGGGGTGTTTGTGTTCACCCTTATTGAAGCCTATCCTCACACAAACTGAAAACAGGTAATGTGACAGACTAGTTTGATTTATGTCGATTTTTTCGGCTTCtttttctctgcctcctcctctttctccttctcgaTTTCAGCCACAAGGGTTTCAATTTCTTTAGACTCCAAAAGCTGATAAAGATGTACAAAACAGGGAATTAGTAATGATTTCAAATGATAATTAATTGTTCAGTTAACTGcttttagtgtttgtgtgtgtaccttcAGTGGCTGATTCCTCCTGATCACTGCCAGCTCAATGTTCTTTCCTCCTGACTGAACAACCTGTAAAGCATAGGGTCAGGAGGTAAGCATGTTCATTACCATCAACACCCATTAGTGACTTAGTTGCCCAATTCACATTATAGGGTCAACATGAACCATATTGTTCCCGGCTCAGATATTTTCATTTCCAGAAACTATGGTAGATGGGTAATCAGGCCAGCCTAGTACAGCTTGCCTTGTTGGCCTTCTAGTGTGAATCAAGCAAATATTAGTGCCTTATGTTAGCCTACCTCCAGCAGGGCTTTGATGGCCAGCTTTATAGCCTCGTTGTCAGTAGCGATGGCCTCGTCTGTGTAGTTCTTCTCCAGAAACTCCCGGACAGTCTTTGCACTGCGACCGATAGAATTGGCCTGCAGGGGAGAAGGACAAGAGAGAGGTTACACATAGAAAATGGAACACTAAGAATAAACCACACCCCCAAAGTGAAAAATTCACCAAACAGATTGGATAATGCCAGCATTAGTGTGCGGGCCTTTGTGTTGTTTTCTACCCATTTAGCAGGATAGCAGATTGTGATCTACTATACATaagagagaggacagtgttaCACACCTTCCAGGCATGATATGTTCCAGATGGGTCCGTTTGGTAGAGTCGTGGGGTTCCATCGTTGTCAAAGCCCACGATCAGAGCAGAGATACCGAAGGGTCTGCGTCCATTACTCTGTGTGTAGCGCTGAAGGGGGGGATAAAGAGAGACTCACACACTTACTCAATGGGTTTGACTGTGTGAGAGACTGCCTggatcatgttcattaggcacccaATGGAAGAAAACTGAATGAAACCAGGATGACTACCACTACCAAGAAACATTCATTTCTATGGCAGTGAAGCATGTTCATACCAGTGTGTTTTGCATGCAGTCTACCTGTTTGAGTGTGGCAATGTGGCGTGTGATATACTCCACAGTAACAGGGTCCTCTACAGTAAGCCGGTGGCTCTGACACTCCACCCTGGCTCTGTTGATAACGATACGAGCATCGGCCGTCAGACCTGGAAGGACAGAAGAGAGGGACAATGTCTGAGTCACAACATTCTACATTTCAGGCCTTTTACTCAAAACTGACACAAAATACCTGCTTTTCGACTAACAAAACCAGTTCTGCatctgaaatcaaatcaaagtttattgaaAACCAGTGAGAACTACAGCAAGGCTCAATAAAAACTAGCTAACTAGGCGAATCAGACTGATAACAGGTGGTTAGGACTGGGTGTGTGAGTAAATGGATGGTCTTACCTGCAAATGCCATACAGACATGATCATCAAGTGCACATATTTTGCGTACAGTCCTCTCCTCTTGGAGTTTAGCTACAGACTTTTTCTCAACACCCAAAACGACAATGTCTTTCCCTCTGATGCCCACCTGCACAAAATAACAATGattagtcagtatattaccatgtTCTGAAATGCGCATTGCAACTGCAATAAAGACAACGTTGAACAAAAcctgtttgctagctagctgggCTAGTTGGAGGGTTAGCAATTACATGCAAGTCATGCTGTCCCCGCTGAATGTGTATCTCGTTGTTAGCAAGTTAGCTATATCGAATAATCATCTTATCTAGCTAATTCAGCTATCAATTGTAAGCTCAAATTCACAAAGCAAATGAAGTAACGTTATGACAAATGCAAGAGAGTGAAAAGTAACTAAAGATAACGTTAGCCTTGCtaaattggctagctagctaacttagctagtaGTAATAACACTCACCGCAGTAGAGCCTTTTTTCACAGCCTCTTGTGCATATTCCACTTGAAACAGGTGTCCATCGGGGGAAAATACTGTTATAGCTCTATCATATCTAGCGGCCATCTCTAACCAATAAGAAAAGTTAAAATACGAAGAAGTATTCACTTGTTAGCCAAATAAACCGCTGAGGATTTTGACTGGTACAAATCTGCGCATGCGGTTCAAGCTACACACCGGCGGTTGGACAGAAAGGACTAACCGGACGTCCACAAAACATCAATTTGAAGAAGAGATATTTTACAATTAAATGGCAAACTAGTTAGCTATTTTGAGGTATTTCAGTGGTGAAATTAATCGAACCCATGTGTTTGATATCATTCCACTactctgctccagccattaccacgagcctgtccttgCCAAGGACTAGacacctttttttcaattttctcctaaaatgacatacccaaatcgaactgcctgtagctcatgacctgaagccaggatatgtatattcttgataccgtttgaaaggaaacactttgaagtttgtggagatgtgaaattaatgtaggagaataacacattagacctggttaaagataatacaaacaaacaaaaatgtttattttttttgttccatcatcttGCTAGAGAAAGCAAGAGAAAAGCCATACATTGAGAAAGGATTATAGGTGTAATCTAGGTGTTGTCCACAAGATGACAGCAGTGTGTGCAAAGGTTCAGACCAatccagtgaagaattacatCATTACACAATAgcttgtatcaagtctgccaggagttcGCCAAAATGTTCCCGAATTGGTCACTTTTCCATTTAATAAGGTGCTACCAACCTATGCTTGAAGAAGATATGCCTCAACTGTCAGTCATCACATGATGTACTGGACAAGaaagctttttattttttttaaactttatttaactcttggTAAGTGTCTCTCAGCTATTTTAgctaattgtggtgtgtttgtaaaTGCATTTAAAATACATGAATTGGCTAGTACCCAACCCTAATTAGTCAATTAATTGTACTTGGTCCAGTGAAGAAATTCAGATTTACTGAGCCTCAGTGACTATCCCTTAAGAGGATACAATTCTAAAAGTCTAAATATCTTAATGAACAATTTGTTATTATtataaagtatgtggacacctgctcgtcaaacatctcattccaaaatcataggaattaatatggagttggtcccccttttctgctataacagcctcctcttctgggaaggctttctactagatgttggaatattgtcacggggacttgcttccattcagccacaagaacattagtgaggtcgggcactgatgtgcGATTTGACCTGGCTCGCAGCCGAACATCCCAAAGGTgttaatggggttgaggtcagggctctgtgcaggccagtcaagttcttccacaccgatctcaacaaaccatttctgtatggacctcgctttgtgcacgggggcatcgTCATCCTGAAACAGGAAAAagcgccttccccaaactgttgccacaaagttggaagcacagaatcatctgatgtcattgtatgctgtagcgttacaaTTTCCCCTTcactcgaaccatgaaaaacagccccagaccattattcctccttcaccaaactttacagttggcactatgcattcgggcaggtagcgttctcctggcatccactaatcccagattcgtccgtcagactgccagattcatcactccagagaggaGTGCCACTGCACcgagctttacacaactccagccgacacttgacATTGCGTATGGTGGTCTTTGGCTtttgtgcggctgcttggccatggaaacccatttcataaagctacCGACGAACAgtccttgtgctgacgttgcttccagaggcagtttggaactctcgCGCTTCAgcgatcccgttctgtgagctcgtgtgtcctaccactttgtggctgagctgctgttgctcctagacatctccacttcacaataacagcacttacagttgaccagggcagctctagcagggcatacatttgacgaactgacttgttggaaaggtggcattcaaTTActgtgccaagttgaaagtcagtgtttg harbors:
- the LOC109902778 gene encoding proteasome subunit alpha type-7, with product MAARYDRAITVFSPDGHLFQVEYAQEAVKKGSTAVGIRGKDIVVLGVEKKSVAKLQEERTVRKICALDDHVCMAFAGLTADARIVINRARVECQSHRLTVEDPVTVEYITRHIATLKQRYTQSNGRRPFGISALIVGFDNDGTPRLYQTDPSGTYHAWKANSIGRSAKTVREFLEKNYTDEAIATDNEAIKLAIKALLEVVQSGGKNIELAVIRRNQPLKLLESKEIETLVAEIEKEKEEEAEKKKPKKST